The Desulfosoma caldarium genome has a window encoding:
- a CDS encoding RNA polymerase sigma factor: protein MTHSFHVPADEPLVAQASNKADGGNDSAVEPGDEWHLVRRAQAGDADAMDAIIAAYQHMVFTVAYPLCGFDRDEAMDVTQETFIQVFRKIGQFEGRSSLGAWIRRIAINASRLALKRKNRRLQFILPWRFFKNKENEERPLDLPGNSDGAALKDPLETLSTKELTRDVGKAMEGLSEKQRTVFVLKVFEEMTIAEIAETTGMALGTVKTHLFRATRTVRDRMMAMGYGEDGQGMTP, encoded by the coding sequence GTGACCCACTCTTTTCATGTGCCTGCGGATGAGCCCTTGGTCGCTCAAGCGTCGAACAAAGCGGACGGGGGCAACGACTCGGCCGTAGAGCCAGGAGATGAATGGCACCTGGTGCGTCGAGCCCAGGCGGGCGATGCGGACGCCATGGATGCCATCATCGCGGCGTATCAACACATGGTGTTCACCGTGGCGTACCCTCTGTGCGGTTTCGATCGCGATGAAGCCATGGACGTGACGCAAGAAACCTTCATCCAGGTTTTTCGAAAAATCGGCCAGTTTGAAGGCCGATCTTCCCTGGGAGCGTGGATTCGCCGCATTGCCATCAATGCGAGCCGGCTGGCTCTGAAGAGAAAAAACCGGCGCCTTCAGTTCATCCTTCCATGGCGCTTTTTTAAAAACAAGGAGAACGAAGAGAGGCCTTTGGATCTTCCCGGCAATTCGGACGGCGCAGCACTTAAGGATCCTCTAGAAACCTTATCCACGAAAGAATTGACGCGGGACGTGGGCAAGGCCATGGAAGGTCTTTCCGAAAAGCAACGCACCGTCTTTGTGTTGAAGGTCTTTGAGGAAATGACCATCGCGGAAATCGCCGAGACAACCGGCATGGCCCTGGGAACGGTCAAAACCCATCTGTTTCGCGCCACGCGCACCGTCAGGGACCGCATGATGGCCATGGGTTACGGCGAAGATGGACAAGGGATGACGCCATGA
- a CDS encoding ketopantoate reductase family protein: MMHVLVVGAGAMGCLLGARFAMAGAHVLLLDVDVLHVEAIQRHGLRLIELNGDEKIVPIEASFAPVPSKLGADLVLVMVKSYATGEALRLVHSQSITPGTVFLTLQNGLGNAEKLADLVGPERVLVGVTAQGATKEGPGVVRHGGVGPTFFGSFSGFTPPNLEKIVNLFVASGLEASYRQDIDRLLWQKLCVNVGINAITALCGLTNGQIPAMPPARLLCEAAVREVLRVARAEGVRLDEDELDHVLAVAKATGSNRSSMRQDVEGRRPTEIEAINGAVVRYAQKHGLSAPINWTLTQLVKIKEGTYGHGTDA, from the coding sequence ATGATGCATGTGCTGGTGGTTGGCGCCGGTGCCATGGGCTGTCTTTTGGGGGCGCGCTTTGCCATGGCCGGTGCGCACGTCCTTTTGCTGGATGTGGATGTGCTCCACGTGGAAGCGATTCAACGCCATGGGCTGCGTCTTATTGAGCTCAACGGAGACGAAAAAATTGTCCCCATTGAGGCCTCCTTTGCTCCCGTGCCCTCCAAGCTCGGCGCCGATCTGGTTTTGGTCATGGTCAAGAGCTATGCCACTGGCGAGGCGCTGCGGTTGGTCCATTCCCAATCCATCACGCCGGGGACGGTTTTCCTAACACTACAAAACGGGCTTGGAAACGCCGAAAAGCTGGCGGACCTTGTGGGACCGGAACGAGTCCTCGTGGGGGTGACGGCCCAGGGGGCCACCAAAGAGGGGCCGGGAGTGGTGCGCCACGGCGGGGTCGGCCCGACTTTCTTTGGCAGCTTCTCGGGATTCACACCGCCGAATCTGGAAAAGATTGTGAACCTCTTTGTCGCATCCGGACTCGAAGCCTCTTACCGACAAGACATTGACCGCCTCCTGTGGCAAAAACTTTGCGTCAATGTGGGCATCAATGCCATCACGGCCCTCTGCGGGCTGACCAACGGGCAGATACCCGCCATGCCGCCTGCCCGCCTTCTGTGTGAGGCGGCGGTCCGCGAAGTGCTTAGGGTGGCCCGCGCCGAAGGGGTGCGCCTTGACGAAGATGAGCTGGATCATGTCCTGGCCGTGGCCAAGGCCACGGGCAGCAACCGTTCATCCATGCGCCAGGACGTGGAAGGACGAAGACCCACCGAAATCGAAGCCATCAACGGCGCTGTTGTGCGCTATGCGCAAAAACACGGCCTATCCGCCCCCATCAACTGGACCCTCACCCAATTGGTCAAAATCAAGGAGGGAACCTATGGCCACGGAACAGACGCCTGA
- the panB gene encoding 3-methyl-2-oxobutanoate hydroxymethyltransferase yields the protein MATEQTPDTHPVKSDDRITVPGIMAAKGRRKLTMLTAYDYCTARWVDRGGVDMILVGDSLAMVMLGHEDTLSVTMEEMLHHTRAVARGTQRALVVGDMPFLSYQVSVSQAVENAGRFLKEGRAQAVKLEGGASVLKQVEAIVEAGIPVQGHLGLTPQSIAKLGGFKVQGKDEEAAKKLVDDAIALSQAGCFSLVLEAIPAQVARRITEAVPIPTIGIGAGPACDGQVLVIHDLVGLFDRFLPRFVKQYDTLGRRLEEAVSRYRQEVESGVFPGPEHSFGTIQ from the coding sequence ATGGCCACGGAACAGACGCCTGATACGCATCCCGTGAAATCCGACGATCGAATCACCGTCCCGGGGATCATGGCGGCCAAAGGCCGTCGCAAGCTCACCATGCTTACCGCCTACGACTACTGCACGGCTCGGTGGGTGGATCGAGGGGGAGTGGACATGATCCTGGTGGGAGATTCCTTGGCCATGGTCATGTTGGGCCATGAGGACACGCTCTCGGTGACCATGGAGGAGATGCTGCACCACACGCGCGCGGTGGCTCGAGGCACTCAACGGGCCTTGGTTGTCGGGGATATGCCTTTTTTGTCGTATCAGGTCAGCGTGTCCCAGGCTGTGGAAAATGCCGGGCGTTTTCTGAAAGAGGGGCGGGCTCAGGCCGTCAAGCTGGAAGGCGGCGCTTCGGTGTTGAAGCAGGTGGAGGCCATCGTGGAAGCGGGCATTCCGGTGCAGGGGCATTTGGGTTTGACCCCCCAGAGCATCGCGAAACTGGGCGGATTTAAGGTGCAGGGAAAGGACGAAGAAGCGGCCAAAAAACTGGTGGACGACGCCATCGCTTTGTCCCAGGCCGGCTGTTTCAGTTTGGTTCTGGAAGCCATACCGGCGCAGGTGGCCCGGCGCATCACAGAAGCCGTGCCCATTCCCACCATCGGCATCGGCGCCGGGCCGGCCTGTGACGGCCAAGTCTTGGTGATCCATGACCTGGTGGGACTGTTTGACCGGTTTCTTCCTCGCTTTGTGAAACAGTACGATACGTTGGGACGAAGACTCGAGGAGGCGGTGAGCCGATACCGGCAGGAAGTGGAATCCGGCGTGTTTCCTGGTCCGGAACACTCCTTTGGAACGATTCAATAG